In one Amphiura filiformis unplaced genomic scaffold, Afil_fr2py scaffold_197, whole genome shotgun sequence genomic region, the following are encoded:
- the LOC140145284 gene encoding uncharacterized protein yields MVKLVEWTEFPQEVYKFGGPCIIQALCSFSQNCWGAAELPQEFKDAMIVTIFKKGDRALCSNYPYSQLLVKFLQRSSKPDYIKLNNYLKANVGLEPVDPQLIRSLPCANFRRINRAANHFTWSSSTSENYILWKPLEHYGCPDIFVKVIREFHDGMQATVL; encoded by the coding sequence ATGGTAAAGCTCGTGGAATGGACGGAATTCCCTCAAGAGGTGTACAAGTTCGGCGGGCCTTGCATCATCCAAGCTCTGTGCAGTTTTTCCCAAAACTGCTGGGGTGCAGCTGAGCTGCCCCAAGAATTTAAGGATGCAATGATTGTTACCATATTTAAGAAGGGTGACCGCGCTCTCTGTAGTAACTATCCCTACTCGCAACTGCTGGTAAAGTTCTTGCAAAGATCATCCAAGCCAGATTACATCAAGTTAAATAACTACCTGAAAGCCAATGTGGGTTTAGAGCCTGTCGATCCACAATTGATCCGATCTTTACCCTGCGCTAACTTCAGGAGAATCAATAGAGCAGCAAACCACTTTACATGGTCTTCGTCGACTTCAGAGAACTATATACTTTGGAAACCGCTGGAGCATTATGGTTGTCCAGACATCTTTGTCAAGGTCATTCGTGAATTTCATGATGGAATGCAGGCAACTGTTCTATAG